The following are from one region of the Flexistipes sp. genome:
- a CDS encoding aldo/keto reductase, translated as MSRVGLGTWAIGGWMWGGTDEKLSIETIHKALDSGVNMVDTAPVYGFGKSESIVGKALKEYGNRDKIVLATKAGLEWNDDGVFRNSSKERLEKEIDDSLKRLQTDYIDIYQIHWPDKLVSFDETAEFLNKLVEKGKIRAIGVSNYSTEQMDEFRKTAPIHTSQPPYNMFERQIEDDILPYCLENNIVPITYGAICRGLLSGKMTENKIFEGDDLRKIDPKFKGDRFKQYLSAVDKLDKFARENYGKTVMDLAIRWVLDKTKIGTALLGARKPYQVEKIANIYGWHIDESGMNEIDKILSEEIKDPVGPEFMAPPHRK; from the coding sequence ATGTCAAGAGTCGGCCTTGGTACATGGGCAATCGGAGGCTGGATGTGGGGTGGTACTGATGAAAAACTGTCCATTGAAACCATTCACAAAGCCCTTGATTCAGGAGTAAATATGGTTGACACAGCTCCTGTTTACGGCTTCGGCAAATCAGAAAGCATTGTTGGAAAGGCTCTGAAAGAATATGGTAACCGCGATAAGATTGTTCTGGCCACCAAAGCAGGATTAGAATGGAATGACGACGGTGTTTTCCGCAACTCTTCAAAAGAGCGTCTTGAAAAAGAGATTGATGATTCCCTGAAAAGACTGCAGACGGATTATATCGATATTTATCAGATTCACTGGCCGGACAAACTCGTAAGTTTTGATGAAACGGCGGAGTTTTTAAACAAGCTTGTGGAAAAGGGAAAGATAAGAGCAATCGGGGTCAGTAATTATTCTACTGAACAGATGGATGAATTCAGAAAAACTGCACCGATTCATACTTCACAGCCTCCTTACAATATGTTTGAAAGGCAGATTGAAGATGACATACTCCCCTACTGTTTGGAAAACAACATTGTTCCAATTACTTACGGCGCAATCTGCAGAGGGCTGCTATCCGGAAAAATGACTGAGAACAAAATTTTTGAAGGGGATGATTTGAGAAAAATCGATCCAAAGTTTAAAGGTGACCGCTTCAAGCAATATCTTAGCGCAGTGGATAAACTGGATAAATTTGCCCGGGAAAATTACGGAAAAACGGTTATGGATCTTGCCATAAGATGGGTGCTGGACAAAACAAAAATAGGAACAGCTCTTCTGGGAGCAAGAAAACCGTATCAGGTTGAAAAGATAGCAAATATTTACGGCTGGCATATTGATGAAAGCGGTATGAATGAGATAGATAAAATTCTTTCAGAGGAAATTAAAGATCCGGTGGGCCCGGAATTCATGGCACCGCCGCATAGAAAATAA
- the thrS gene encoding threonine--tRNA ligase, with the protein MNIYLPDGSCIEAEEGASILDLAEKIGRGLAKNAIAGEVNGRQVDLYYKLSDGDSLKIFTKNDREALEILRHSTAHLMAHAVKRLFPEAKVTIGPVVEDGFYYDFDIDNPFTPEDLDSIEKEMKKLADEKMDIRRKEMSKDDAVKLFDEMGENYKSEIISELDEDVVSLYEQGDFIDLCRGPHLDNTSKIKHFKLLSVAGAYWRGDENNKMLQRIYGTAWFKKSELDEYIQRLEEAKKRDHRKLGKELELFSSFDEIGSGLICWLPKGSKMRLTIEDFWRNEHIKNDYEILYTPHIGKSNLWKTSGHLDFYADNMYSPMDIEGQDYFIKPMNCPFHIMIYKTKTRSYRDLPLRWAELGTVYRYERSGVLHGLLRVRGFTQDDAHIICTSEQIEDEISEVLEFSLNIWKAFGFSSIKGYIATKPEKSVGDDAMWEKATSSLTKAIEKSGIDFEMDEGGGAFYGPKIDLKVKDAIGREWQMTTIQFDFNLPERFDMTYVDSDGREKRPFMVHRALLGSLERFFGVLTEHYAGAFPFWIAPAQVKILNISDDQLDYCKSIAKKLKKEGFRVDTDYRNEKIGYKIREAQLEKIPHMLIIGKDEVENNTVSVRLRNGENKNNLDFSEYIGVINELEKNKSTNLWR; encoded by the coding sequence ATGAATATATATCTGCCGGACGGCAGCTGTATTGAAGCTGAAGAGGGTGCTTCTATCCTTGATTTGGCAGAAAAAATCGGCAGAGGTTTGGCTAAAAATGCAATCGCCGGAGAAGTGAACGGCAGACAGGTAGACCTATATTATAAACTCTCCGACGGAGACAGTCTGAAAATATTTACAAAAAACGACCGGGAAGCTTTGGAAATCTTAAGACATTCCACTGCCCACTTAATGGCACATGCTGTAAAACGTCTGTTTCCGGAGGCAAAAGTTACTATCGGTCCTGTTGTCGAAGACGGGTTTTACTATGACTTTGATATAGATAATCCTTTTACCCCGGAGGATCTGGATTCGATAGAGAAGGAAATGAAAAAGCTTGCCGATGAAAAAATGGATATAAGACGCAAAGAGATGTCCAAAGATGACGCGGTAAAACTTTTTGATGAAATGGGAGAAAACTATAAGTCTGAAATAATTTCTGAGCTGGATGAAGATGTAGTTTCCCTTTATGAGCAGGGTGATTTTATAGATTTATGCAGAGGTCCTCATCTGGATAACACTTCCAAAATAAAGCATTTTAAGCTGTTGTCGGTTGCAGGGGCATACTGGCGCGGTGACGAAAACAACAAAATGCTTCAGAGAATATACGGAACAGCTTGGTTCAAAAAGAGTGAGCTGGATGAATACATTCAACGTCTGGAGGAAGCAAAAAAGCGCGACCACAGAAAGCTTGGCAAAGAGCTTGAATTGTTCTCCTCATTCGATGAAATAGGCTCAGGTCTTATCTGCTGGCTGCCCAAGGGTTCCAAAATGAGACTCACGATAGAGGATTTTTGGCGAAATGAGCATATTAAGAATGATTATGAGATACTCTATACTCCTCATATAGGAAAATCCAACCTATGGAAGACTTCCGGTCACCTGGATTTTTATGCAGACAATATGTATTCTCCGATGGATATAGAAGGTCAGGATTATTTTATCAAACCTATGAACTGTCCTTTTCATATAATGATTTATAAAACAAAGACACGCTCATACAGAGACCTTCCGTTAAGGTGGGCTGAGCTTGGCACGGTTTATCGTTATGAAAGATCAGGTGTATTGCACGGGCTGCTCAGGGTGCGCGGATTTACACAGGATGATGCACATATTATCTGCACAAGCGAACAGATTGAAGATGAAATCAGTGAGGTTCTTGAATTTTCACTGAATATCTGGAAGGCTTTCGGCTTTTCATCTATAAAAGGATATATTGCCACCAAGCCTGAAAAAAGTGTAGGCGATGATGCCATGTGGGAGAAAGCTACATCATCCCTGACCAAAGCCATTGAAAAATCCGGAATCGATTTTGAAATGGATGAAGGCGGAGGCGCTTTTTACGGGCCTAAAATAGACCTGAAGGTTAAGGACGCCATTGGCAGGGAGTGGCAGATGACCACGATTCAGTTCGATTTTAATCTTCCGGAGCGTTTTGATATGACGTATGTGGATTCCGACGGCCGGGAGAAAAGACCTTTTATGGTTCACAGAGCTCTGCTGGGTTCTCTTGAAAGATTTTTCGGCGTTTTAACGGAACATTATGCCGGAGCTTTTCCTTTTTGGATAGCACCCGCGCAGGTGAAAATTCTGAATATATCCGACGATCAGCTGGATTACTGCAAAAGTATTGCAAAAAAACTGAAAAAAGAGGGTTTCAGGGTTGATACGGACTACAGGAATGAGAAAATAGGATATAAGATCAGGGAAGCTCAGCTGGAAAAAATACCTCATATGTTAATAATCGGTAAAGATGAAGTTGAAAATAATACCGTATCTGTTAGGTTAAGAAACGGTGAAAATAAAAATAACCTTGATTTTAGTGAATATATTGGTGTAATAAATGAACTTGAAAAAAATAAAAGTACAAATTTGTGGAGGTGA
- the infC gene encoding translation initiation factor IF-3 has translation MAAKKADKERVNEEITGSEVRLILENGEQKGIVSLEEALNIANESGYDLVEIAPQAKPPVCKVMDYGKFKFEKAKKEKEARKKQRQNQIEVKEIKFRPKIEEHDYNTKMKHIRRFLSEGNKVKVVVRFRGREMIYKDHGLELLDRVVKELGDLCVVEKKPEMQGRLQTMVIGPSNE, from the coding sequence ATAGCAGCGAAAAAGGCCGATAAGGAAAGGGTAAACGAAGAGATAACCGGCAGTGAAGTAAGACTGATTCTTGAAAATGGCGAACAGAAAGGAATAGTTTCTCTGGAGGAAGCTCTTAATATTGCGAATGAAAGCGGATACGACCTGGTTGAAATTGCGCCGCAGGCCAAGCCGCCTGTATGTAAGGTAATGGACTACGGCAAATTTAAATTTGAGAAAGCCAAAAAAGAAAAAGAAGCCCGCAAAAAGCAGCGACAAAACCAAATCGAAGTTAAAGAAATCAAATTCAGGCCTAAAATCGAAGAGCATGATTACAATACAAAAATGAAGCATATAAGAAGATTTTTATCTGAAGGAAATAAAGTTAAAGTCGTGGTCAGATTCAGAGGTCGGGAAATGATATATAAAGACCACGGGCTTGAGCTGCTTGACCGGGTTGTTAAGGAGCTCGGTGATCTCTGTGTTGTTGAAAAAAAACCAGAGATGCAGGGTAGATTGCAGACGATGGTTATAGGACCATCCAACGAGTAA
- a CDS encoding 5-formyltetrahydrofolate cyclo-ligase, translating to MTADKATLRARIKRMRNELDGDFISKASRQVCEKFIELYGERESFLFYCNFGNEIETEWLFNYLHKRGKKIYLPKMCFEEIFIGRFEGSEFLETCSLGIKEPVSLTDEPEQIDVAIVPALVFDTNCNRIGFGKGYYDKLLKNYLFDLKVGFAYDFQVVERIETEEHDVPLDVVITEKNIYRRK from the coding sequence ATGACAGCTGATAAGGCAACTCTGAGGGCACGTATAAAAAGAATGAGAAATGAGCTTGATGGTGACTTTATCAGTAAGGCCAGCAGGCAGGTGTGTGAAAAGTTTATTGAGCTTTACGGTGAAAGGGAAAGTTTTCTTTTTTATTGCAATTTCGGAAATGAGATTGAAACGGAATGGCTTTTTAACTATCTGCATAAAAGGGGTAAAAAGATTTATCTTCCCAAAATGTGTTTTGAGGAAATCTTTATCGGAAGATTTGAAGGAAGTGAATTTTTGGAAACATGCAGTCTGGGTATCAAAGAGCCTGTCTCTTTAACAGATGAACCTGAACAGATTGATGTTGCAATAGTACCGGCTCTTGTATTTGATACAAACTGCAACCGAATCGGATTCGGCAAAGGATATTATGATAAGCTTTTAAAAAATTATTTGTTTGATTTAAAGGTTGGTTTTGCATATGATTTTCAGGTAGTGGAAAGAATTGAAACGGAAGAACATGATGTGCCACTTGATGTGGTGATTACAGAAAAAAATATATACAGGAGGAAATAA
- the rplT gene encoding 50S ribosomal protein L20, translated as MPRAKGGFKTRQRRKKWLKLAKGFRGVNHSVYKKAREVGERSLAHAYRGRKQKKRDFRRLWIVRINAAARQHGLSYSKLISLLKKNNIEIDRKALSELAVNNPEEFEQLVKQVSA; from the coding sequence GTGCCAAGAGCAAAAGGCGGATTTAAAACTCGCCAGAGAAGAAAAAAATGGCTGAAACTGGCAAAAGGTTTCAGGGGCGTTAACCACAGTGTTTACAAAAAGGCCCGTGAGGTGGGAGAGAGATCCCTTGCCCATGCTTACAGAGGACGTAAACAAAAAAAGAGGGATTTCAGAAGATTATGGATTGTAAGAATCAATGCTGCTGCAAGACAGCACGGTTTGAGCTACAGTAAGCTCATCTCATTATTGAAAAAGAATAATATTGAAATCGACAGAAAAGCTCTTTCAGAGCTGGCTGTCAACAATCCGGAGGAATTTGAGCAACTTGTAAAACAAGTTTCCGCTTAA
- a CDS encoding replication-associated recombination protein A: MKFRLIDRIYPEHFDEIKGQRHLLSDNAPLRKIISEGSFDSLIFVGPPGTGKTCLAKIAGEVLSLPFYRLHAASSGSSELKNIVDSTKSYGKPVLIFIDEIHRFSKVQQDLLLDLIDEKHAKLIGASTENPYFKITPALRSRSLLFTFEPLGRDALKSIFKQACAEIEKMYDVEGITVDNEVFERLCEASNGDARRFLNMLDIAAMTSPVKDGEMFLDVSEVEDLIMKMGYSEDEHYDLLSAMIKSIRGSDPDAALVWSKKLLKSGVDAESVFRRLLISASEDIGNALPDALAFTNSAYEAFLKVGMPEGDIILSHVVTYLASCPKSNRSYTAGKKAEEYLKASNPYPPENIRHNPAGYKYPFDYGEFVAQEYMKSEKVFYNPSDSGFEGKIAQRLKRLWKGIKKYDS, from the coding sequence ATGAAATTTAGACTGATTGACAGGATATATCCAGAACATTTTGACGAAATAAAGGGACAGCGTCATCTGCTGTCGGATAATGCTCCTCTGCGCAAAATTATTTCGGAAGGAAGTTTCGATTCCCTTATTTTTGTAGGGCCTCCCGGCACAGGCAAAACATGTCTTGCCAAAATAGCAGGTGAGGTTTTGTCGCTGCCTTTTTACCGTTTACATGCGGCTTCTTCAGGCTCATCTGAATTGAAAAATATTGTGGATTCCACAAAATCCTATGGCAAACCGGTTCTGATTTTTATTGATGAGATTCACAGATTTTCAAAAGTCCAACAGGATCTTCTTTTGGACTTGATTGATGAGAAGCATGCGAAGCTCATAGGTGCCTCCACTGAAAACCCGTATTTTAAAATAACACCTGCACTGAGATCCAGAAGCCTTCTTTTTACATTTGAGCCTTTAGGCAGAGATGCATTGAAATCCATTTTTAAGCAGGCTTGTGCTGAAATAGAAAAAATGTATGACGTTGAGGGAATAACAGTTGACAATGAAGTGTTTGAAAGACTTTGTGAAGCATCGAACGGTGACGCAAGAAGATTTCTCAATATGCTTGATATTGCTGCAATGACGTCACCTGTCAAAGACGGTGAAATGTTTTTGGATGTTTCGGAAGTGGAAGATTTGATAATGAAAATGGGTTATTCTGAGGACGAGCACTACGATCTGCTTTCGGCAATGATAAAAAGTATACGCGGCAGTGATCCGGATGCGGCACTCGTTTGGTCAAAAAAACTTCTGAAAAGCGGAGTTGATGCGGAAAGCGTTTTCAGAAGGCTCCTTATTTCAGCTTCCGAAGATATCGGCAATGCCTTGCCCGATGCACTTGCTTTTACAAATTCCGCTTATGAAGCTTTTTTGAAAGTGGGTATGCCGGAAGGAGATATTATTCTCTCGCATGTGGTTACTTATCTGGCTTCCTGTCCGAAAAGCAACCGGTCTTACACAGCCGGGAAAAAGGCCGAAGAATATTTAAAGGCTTCCAACCCGTATCCGCCTGAAAATATCCGTCATAATCCTGCAGGGTACAAATATCCATTTGATTATGGTGAATTTGTGGCTCAGGAGTATATGAAAAGTGAAAAAGTTTTTTATAACCCGTCCGACTCCGGCTTTGAAGGTAAGATAGCCCAAAGGCTCAAAAGACTCTGGAAGGGGATTAAAAAATATGACAGCTGA
- the pheS gene encoding phenylalanine--tRNA ligase subunit alpha, with the protein MEFDLSAAKGYVEEISQADSLERLYAVKVKYMGKKGLISSLNKQMKSVPAEQRAELGKKINEIRQDFEARYEAKEKEVKLKEKQAQLNSESIDISLPGFPFTSGSIHPVTRIYDEIVDIFVSMGFEVETGPEAESDFYNFEALNIPKEHPARDMQDTFYISDDLLLRTHTSPVQVRTMERVKPPVKVIAPGKVYRCDSDVTHTPMFHQVEGLLVDEDVTFGDLKGTLTLFVKRMFGDDVPVRFRPSFFPFTEPSAEVDMGCVICGGKGCRVCGNTGWLEILGCGMVDPEVFKSVDYDSEKYSGYAFGMGIERIAMLRYGIDDLRLFFDNNLKFLKQF; encoded by the coding sequence ATGGAGTTTGATCTCTCTGCAGCAAAAGGATATGTGGAAGAAATAAGTCAGGCTGACTCTCTTGAGCGCCTGTATGCCGTTAAAGTAAAATATATGGGCAAAAAGGGGCTGATATCCTCCCTTAACAAACAGATGAAAAGTGTGCCTGCCGAGCAAAGGGCTGAGCTTGGTAAAAAAATTAATGAAATAAGGCAGGACTTTGAAGCCAGATACGAAGCAAAGGAAAAAGAGGTTAAACTCAAAGAAAAACAAGCCCAGCTGAATTCGGAGTCCATCGATATTTCTCTGCCGGGTTTTCCTTTTACATCAGGCTCCATACATCCGGTAACACGTATCTATGATGAAATTGTCGATATATTTGTAAGCATGGGATTTGAAGTGGAAACCGGGCCTGAAGCGGAAAGTGATTTTTATAATTTTGAGGCTCTCAATATCCCCAAAGAACACCCTGCCAGGGATATGCAGGATACCTTTTATATCTCCGATGATTTACTTTTGAGAACACATACCTCTCCTGTACAGGTCAGGACTATGGAAAGGGTAAAACCGCCTGTTAAGGTGATTGCACCGGGAAAGGTGTACCGGTGTGACAGTGATGTTACACATACGCCTATGTTTCACCAGGTGGAAGGTTTGCTGGTGGACGAGGATGTGACTTTTGGGGATTTAAAAGGTACGCTGACATTGTTTGTAAAAAGGATGTTCGGTGATGATGTGCCGGTGAGGTTCAGACCGAGCTTTTTCCCGTTTACCGAACCCAGTGCGGAAGTGGATATGGGTTGCGTTATATGCGGCGGGAAAGGATGCCGCGTTTGTGGAAACACGGGGTGGCTTGAAATTCTGGGCTGCGGCATGGTGGATCCGGAAGTTTTCAAATCAGTTGATTATGATTCTGAAAAATATTCCGGGTATGCTTTCGGAATGGGAATCGAAAGGATTGCTATGCTTAGATACGGCATAGATGATTTGCGTCTTTTCTTTGATAATAACCTGAAATTTTTAAAACAGTTTTAG
- the zapB gene encoding cell division protein ZapB yields the protein MEMLENINSLSEKIEALLEDYQQLKGKNEELEKRLESLKEENEKYKNEREAIAEKIENLLGRLP from the coding sequence ATGGAAATGTTAGAAAATATAAACAGTTTATCTGAAAAAATTGAAGCTCTGCTGGAAGACTACCAGCAGTTGAAAGGCAAAAACGAAGAACTTGAAAAGCGATTAGAAAGCTTAAAAGAGGAGAATGAAAAGTACAAAAATGAGAGAGAAGCAATAGCCGAAAAAATTGAAAATCTGCTGGGCAGGTTACCTTAA
- a CDS encoding cell division protein ZapA, which produces MWQLNVSEVYIYGDKYKIKTEGDEEYIKDIASFVELRMKEIEKNLHVLTTSKIAVMAAFNIAAEYFMLKEEISESKKAIERLERKLDELEVNIG; this is translated from the coding sequence GTGTGGCAATTGAATGTTTCCGAGGTTTATATTTACGGAGATAAGTATAAAATTAAAACTGAAGGTGACGAAGAGTATATAAAAGATATAGCTTCGTTTGTTGAGTTGCGGATGAAAGAGATAGAGAAAAACCTTCATGTTTTAACTACTTCTAAGATTGCAGTAATGGCTGCTTTTAATATAGCTGCTGAATATTTTATGCTGAAAGAGGAAATAAGCGAAAGTAAAAAAGCTATTGAAAGATTAGAGCGGAAACTTGACGAACTGGAAGTAAATATCGGATAG
- the pheT gene encoding phenylalanine--tRNA ligase subunit beta: protein MKVSLSWLNDFVDISGIEVFELAERLTMSGLEIEGVDKLEAAENVVTAAVKKVEEHPNADKLSVCEVSDGENIYNVVCGAPNVAEGQIVPFAKVGAVLPGGFKIKKAKLRGVESFGMICSAAELNLEEKSDGIMPLPEDTPVNEDINEVLGLGDYVLDISITPNRADCLSIRGVAREVAALYSRKMKKTSYQIKSDKFLNASDYSYVKVTDEEKCPVYLGRIIKDVTIKPSPLWMQNRLRAVGVRPINNIVDITNYIMFEYGQPLHTFDLREIEGGIIVRTAKPGEKIMTLDGKERLLDESMLVIADESKPIGIAGVMGGEYSGIHDDTKDVFLECAYFKPENIRMTARKLGLQTDSSYRYERGIDRVNTLSMVDYAASLLKENADGSVADGVLSNDYKEYVPLSVNAEVDKINKLLGTEISEKEMSKVLEELGFGVKTKQGELTVEVPPYRVDIERWQDLAEEVARIYGYNNIEATVPRLSADSAPPEPFLKNAKNIKSSLKTLGFNEVINYSFMSERYLSRFDKKDNFVKLLNPISEDMDTLRTYVFPGVVAAAKQNINQGFKNIRLFEIAKTFIDRNESIPEQLSGLAFCATASFFPLSWNTGSRVDTFYYMKGVLDNLFKSFKINAEYEKNEKYDFLHPGKSAEIKVGGKGYGFIGQLHPNIAEEEDIQEDLYLCEIYLEKLINEKVKGDFHYEKFSVYPFVYKDLSVVVDNTVNAGDLLEYIKNFGPLVYDAVVYDIYQGDKIGENKLSVTFRIFYSALDRTLTDEETNKILEEIIEGLSEKYSAELR from the coding sequence ATGAAAGTAAGCTTAAGCTGGCTGAATGATTTTGTTGATATTTCCGGGATAGAAGTCTTTGAACTTGCAGAAAGGTTAACCATGTCTGGTCTGGAGATCGAAGGCGTGGATAAATTGGAAGCGGCTGAAAATGTGGTGACTGCTGCTGTTAAGAAAGTGGAAGAACATCCGAATGCTGACAAGCTTTCCGTGTGTGAAGTTTCTGACGGTGAAAATATTTATAATGTGGTCTGCGGTGCGCCTAATGTAGCTGAAGGGCAGATTGTTCCTTTTGCCAAAGTTGGGGCTGTTTTACCGGGTGGATTTAAAATTAAAAAAGCGAAGCTTAGAGGTGTGGAGTCTTTTGGTATGATATGTTCTGCAGCTGAGCTGAATCTTGAAGAAAAAAGTGACGGGATTATGCCCCTTCCTGAAGATACGCCGGTAAATGAAGACATAAATGAGGTGCTCGGTTTGGGTGATTATGTACTTGATATCAGTATTACTCCAAACAGGGCCGACTGCCTCAGCATAAGGGGTGTGGCAAGAGAAGTTGCTGCGCTTTACTCAAGGAAAATGAAAAAAACTTCATACCAAATTAAGAGTGATAAATTCCTTAATGCATCTGACTACAGTTACGTAAAGGTTACAGATGAAGAAAAGTGCCCCGTTTATCTGGGCAGAATTATAAAAGATGTTACAATAAAACCCTCTCCACTGTGGATGCAGAACAGGTTGCGTGCTGTTGGTGTAAGGCCGATTAACAATATTGTCGATATTACAAATTACATCATGTTTGAGTACGGTCAGCCTTTACATACTTTTGATCTGAGAGAAATCGAAGGTGGGATTATAGTCAGAACGGCTAAGCCGGGTGAAAAGATAATGACGCTTGACGGCAAAGAACGCTTGCTTGATGAAAGTATGCTGGTGATTGCAGATGAATCAAAGCCCATAGGAATCGCCGGTGTAATGGGCGGGGAGTATTCCGGGATTCATGATGATACGAAAGATGTTTTTCTGGAGTGTGCTTATTTTAAGCCTGAAAATATCAGAATGACTGCAAGGAAACTCGGCCTTCAAACGGATTCCTCTTACAGATACGAGCGGGGAATAGACAGGGTTAATACACTTTCAATGGTGGATTATGCTGCTTCGCTGCTTAAGGAAAATGCTGACGGCAGTGTGGCTGACGGCGTTCTTTCAAATGATTATAAAGAATATGTTCCGTTGTCCGTAAATGCTGAAGTTGATAAAATAAACAAATTGCTTGGAACAGAGATTTCCGAAAAAGAAATGTCGAAAGTACTGGAAGAGCTTGGCTTTGGTGTTAAAACCAAACAGGGAGAATTAACGGTAGAAGTTCCCCCCTACAGGGTTGATATCGAAAGGTGGCAGGATTTGGCGGAAGAGGTGGCAAGAATTTACGGTTATAACAATATTGAGGCTACGGTACCCAGATTGTCAGCCGACAGTGCGCCTCCGGAACCTTTTCTCAAAAATGCAAAAAATATAAAAAGCAGCCTTAAAACACTTGGTTTCAATGAAGTAATAAATTACTCGTTTATGAGTGAGCGTTATTTGAGCAGATTTGATAAAAAGGATAATTTTGTAAAGCTTTTAAATCCTATTTCAGAAGATATGGATACGTTAAGGACATATGTTTTTCCCGGTGTAGTTGCTGCAGCAAAACAGAATATCAATCAGGGATTTAAGAATATACGATTATTTGAAATTGCGAAGACATTTATCGACAGAAATGAATCTATTCCTGAGCAGCTTTCCGGGCTGGCTTTTTGCGCCACAGCCTCTTTTTTCCCTTTGTCGTGGAATACAGGCAGCCGGGTGGATACGTTCTATTATATGAAAGGGGTGCTGGATAATCTTTTTAAATCCTTTAAAATTAACGCTGAATATGAAAAAAATGAGAAGTATGATTTTCTACATCCCGGCAAATCTGCTGAAATAAAAGTTGGCGGGAAAGGTTACGGTTTTATAGGGCAGCTTCATCCTAATATTGCCGAAGAGGAAGATATTCAGGAAGATCTTTATCTATGTGAAATATATCTGGAAAAACTGATTAATGAAAAAGTGAAAGGTGATTTTCATTATGAAAAATTTTCAGTTTATCCGTTTGTTTATAAAGATTTATCGGTTGTGGTGGATAACACTGTAAATGCCGGTGACTTACTTGAATACATCAAAAATTTTGGTCCTCTGGTCTATGATGCTGTGGTATACGATATTTATCAGGGGGATAAGATCGGTGAGAATAAACTCAGTGTGACGTTCAGAATATTCTATTCCGCACTTGACAGGACGCTCACGGATGAGGAAACAAACAAGATTCTTGAAGAAATTATCGAAGGACTGAGCGAAAAGTACTCTGCTGAGTTGAGATAA
- the rpmI gene encoding 50S ribosomal protein L35 codes for MPKLKSHRGAAKRFKITASGKVKHKKQGLRHILTSKTAKRKRDLRHPGILEGQDAKNIKKLLPYT; via the coding sequence ATGCCTAAGTTGAAAAGTCACAGAGGAGCCGCAAAGCGCTTTAAAATTACGGCTTCCGGCAAAGTGAAACACAAAAAGCAGGGATTGAGGCACATCCTCACCTCAAAGACCGCTAAAAGAAAGCGCGACTTACGCCACCCTGGCATCCTGGAAGGGCAAGATGCCAAGAACATTAAAAAACTTTTACCTTATACGTAA